DNA from Roseimicrobium sp. ORNL1:
CAGAAAGCTCGCGCCAAGCATCGCTCTCACGATGGGCCGGGCGTTCACTGCGCACCTCCCATGTTTGCTCCCATGATGCCGCCAGCCATGCTGCCCAATGCGGCCTGAATGGCTGCATCAAAAGGGTCTGCCTGCGTTGGAGCCAAGCTGCATGAGCTCAGCATGACGACGGCCATCGCCGCCAGGATTGGAATTCCTTTCATAGTTGGAATCATGACTCGTTATTTACGGTGAAGTGTTGGCTGGGCAGTCGCCCTCGTCTCGTACCAGCCTGAAGGGGCCAGCAATGCTTGAGCTTCCGCGATGAGCCGTCGCCTCTGTAGTGAATGGCCTCTCTCTAGAAACGAATTCTCTGGTGCGGCACCACCGTGGTGCCGTTGTTGGTAAGCGCCAGACCACGTTTCAGTTCGACCACATCTCGTACCAGTGGAGCATAGAAGACCAGCGCTTGGGGACGGAGGACGGCCGCAGAATAGGTTTTCATATACGCAATCATCTCATCCCCGCCGAGCGCTGCTGACCACATCGCCACCTCGCTGATCTCACCATTGAAAAAGTAGGAGGTTCCCGGGCGCACCCCTATCGTCACATTCTTGGTGGGGTTGGAAACACTGGCGGAAGATGTGGATGAAGCGACAAGCGCACCGTTCACATAGAGCGATAACGCCGTTCCACTTCGCGTGACCATCACCCGGTAGACTGCGTTCACTGGGATGACAGGACTGTCCATGAGGGCCGTTCCCACCCCAGCCCGCACTTTCGACTGATACACCTCAAGGTCAAAGTAGTTGCTGGGGTCAATACCCTTGGAAAAGACCACGCCTGATGAAGTCGCTGTGTAGTCCACCGTGTACGGATAAATCGTCGCCGCCACGGAGAATGGCCCCGTGCCAAGCTCCAGCGCAGTGCTGGACGCCGCGGTGATGGATTGGGACGACGCCCTGGAAAATGCCCGCGCCATTACTGCAGTTGCACCTCCAGGTGGTGGAGTTCAGCGTCTCCGGTAGCGTTGTCGTTGGCCACATCGCGCCGTATCCTCAGGCGAAAGGCGTCGCCCGCAATCAGGCTCGTTGGCAACTGTGCCTGACTGAATGAAACACTCGTGATTTTGGACACGCCGGCTGTCCCGGGCACCGTGCTTGCGGTGATGGTCCGTGGAGAGTCAAAGGCATCGCCATCCATATCCAGCGAGCCCTCCACCACACGCTCAAAGGCCACATCCCAGCCAACAGTTCCTGTGGTCGCACTCGTTGCTGCCCATTGCACCAGCACCGTGATCCCATTCGCAAGAGAGACCCCTTCGGGAATCCTGCCAGAAAACACAGCCGCCTCAGCACTCGTATCATCAAAGTCCAGCACCGGCCTCGAGTTCCGCGTATCAAATGTGGCAAATCCACTGGCCGGAGGCTCATTCTGAAATGGGTGAAATTGAAAGAGCACCTTGCTCACAGAGCGCCCCAGCACGGTCAGTAAATCCGAAACCGAAAGTTCTTCCACAGGACCCGCTGCAGGACTCTTGCGTCCCAGAATCCTCTGCCCGCTGCTCACGCCTTGGAGCTTCGCATAAGGGATGAAAGCATCCGGGACATTGTTCAGGGTAAGCTGTCCCGCCAGGGTCACATCGCTCCAGTTTCCGGCAGCCGGGCCGCTGGCGCGATATATCGCAGATGAATCCAGTTGGACTCCAAGCTGACCCACGAAGTCCGGCACCTTCACCCCACGCTCGCCGTCGTTGAGCCAGTACGCCGTCGGCGCAGAGTGCACAGAGCCCGGCAGGGATACCAGCAAGCGCAGCGCCAGACGATCCTGCAGAGCAGGGGCACCATTCGCATCGAATCCGAACACCGTATTCGCCCTCGTCGCCTCAGAGAGCGCCGCCACATCACCCGCCTTGTCATTCAGCCGGAAGCACCGTCCCAGCTTGCGCGAGAGCGACTGCACCAGCATCGTCAGCTTGTCCAGTCCTCGCGTCAGCGTGTCTGCCGGAAGGGCCCCCGTGGATTGGAAATCGGCACTCTGCGTCTGCTGCGGCTCCCGGTAGATCGTCAGGGAATGCGTATCGCTGTACGCCGCTGTGGTCTTCAGGCTTCCCCCTAGCGCACTGGCCGCACCCGTCAGCGTGTAGTGCGTCGACTCCACCAGCAACGTCTCGGCGCCATTCGCATCCGCCAGCACCACCCGGATGTCCGCGTTGGTCAGGAAATAGAACGGCACACTGTAGGGTGTCGTGGTCGAACCGTTCCCCACATACTGAATTCGGGAAGTCTCTGAAGCAACCGGCATAGGAAGGATGTTACGTGTTTTCTGGCACCATGCAACTGAAATGATCATTCTAAAGTCGTGAGTCACGACCGGCCTCCACCGCTATGGAGGTTTGTGTGGAATGGACGTGGATGGATGAGCGTGGACTCCCCGCGTTTACAGCACTGTCTGAAGGGCGGCAGAATCCTCCAGCGCGCATGCGTGTCAGTTAAGAAACCGTGATGGGACCAGCAGGGAATTGGCGCACTGCCCGCCAACTCAACGCCCCAGTTCGCTTTGCGTCTTGGAGTGCGGTGGCAAGGGCCTCCCTGGAGGCCGCGACACCGCTTTGAACGAAGGAATCTCGCCGTGATCTCCTGGAGAGCTTACACGGAACCCAGCATCCGATGCGCCTAAGTGGGTGGGTATTTTGAAAGTGGTCCGCGATGTCATCTCCATGAAGCTCTCGCTCCCTCTATTCAGAACGTTGTCGCGCTAACTCTTGCCACGCGCATCGGTCAGAAACGTTCGGCTTTCACCTGCTTGAGATGCTTCTGTCCATACAGCTCGCAGATGCTCATATTTCCGAGCAGATGCTGTAGACAGAACCTCCTTCAATGCAAAGGTCCGCCGATGCATGGCTACTTGCGATTGGTTCTGGCCTTTGGAGTTCTCGCTTACCACCTGGGGTATGGCGTGGGCGCGCTTCATTTGGGCCCCATTTGTGTGGTAGTGTTCTACATCCTTTCAGGCTATGTCGTGGCGAAGTTGCTCGACAGGTTCTTTCCTCCGGGGACGCTTTGGCTCTTCTACAAGGAGCGTTTTCTACGGATTTATCCGGTTTACGCACTGCTGCTTCTTGTCAGTGCAGTTTTCTTCTTTGGTGCGGGGATCGGTCAGCCCGAGGCTACCGCTTTAAATGTCTTCGCCCACATCACCGTCGTTCCATTGAACTATTTTATGTTTTGGGATGTGGCGGTGCTGCGCTCGATCAATCTGTCATTGCTTCCAACGGCATGGTCACTCGCTCTTGAGATCCAGGCCTTCATGATTTTACCACTGATCTTGCGTTCGAGTGTTGCGAAGGGTCTTTTGGGAATGATTTCGCTGGTCATTTTCGGCCTCTCAGTAAATGCGGTTATCGATCCAAACCTTTGGGGCTATAGGTTGTTGCCAGGGGTGCTTTTTATGTTCTTGGCAGGTGGTGTTCTCTACAAAGTGCTGGAATCCCACGCTGCCGACGGAGCAATATTCGCAAAGTTCTACCTTCTGACCTCATGGCTTGGAGTACTCGCATCTTGCCTTGTCGCTTGGTCGATTGGCAGGTTTCAATTGGGACTGCCCTCCCCGGCTCTCGGGTTCCTGCTCGGTCTCCCTTTGGCCTGGATCACTACCAACAAGATTAGGCTTCCCGGCGGGGCAATGGCGGGCCAGCTTTCATACGGCGTGTTTCTAATTCACATGCCGTTGATCTACGCCTACTCCTTCTACTTTAAGGCAGAGGTGAAAAGTCTGACGTGTCTTGTGGCGGTCTCGATAGCGTCGTTGATCGTGTCTTGGCTGGTTGTGACGACCATAGAGCGCATGGTTTGGAAATGGCGACGTTCAATCACGAATTCTGCTGCTTCGCATTCACGAGTTCGGTCGGCGGAGCAGTCTGTAGAAGCTCGGTCGCAGCTCCGTTTTGCCAGTTCTTGGCCATTCAGATTGGCGCTTTCCCTTGTTGCATTGGGTTCAGTGTTTGCGATTTTCCAGGCTAGGGTCGGATATCCGTTGGTTCGAACGTCTCCCATCCCCGTGAATGCGATCAGTCAATCTGGGGACGGCGTCTTTTCTGCCTCTCTACCCTTCACGAAACATCGTCCCAATCCTGTGCATCTCCGTACCCGGTTGATTGAGAATGGCAGAAGCCCGATGGAACGTGTTTGGAGCAGTAGCGAAGTGCGGCGATCCACCGAGGGAGTGTACTCAACGAGTCGGAGCCAGGTGTGGTTCAAAACATCGGATGGTACCGACCCCAGGACAAACGGGAGAGCCTATGCACTTGTGTTCCCCTTGGTGCCGCCGCTGTGGTTGGAGATAGGCGGTTGGATTGTGATTGTAATCCTTGTTCCGCTGTCGGTGTCGATAGGAAGACGCCAATGCTCCGTAGCCTCCGATTCGCGTCCGCATGCGGTGCCTTCGGCTACGTGCGGATGATATAATTCAGGACAAAAGTGGGCTGCACATTCGGATGTGCTTGGTCGCTTCCTGCGGATCCTGAAGTTGCGGCGGTCGGGAAACCGCCGTAACGGCTTCCCGCGATATTCGAGGGGTTGTCGAAACCCGTGCCGTTGTTGTTATATGAGTGGGTGTGGCTGGGCATTTGGGCTGCGGTGAGTTGATGACGGTCGGAGCCACCAGTCGCCCCGAGGGTGGAGCCATTGATGCCGGGATTGCCTGTCCCACTGTTGGTTAGACGTAATGCTGCGCTTCCGCCCATATTATCCATACCGGCCACAGTGCGGCCTCGGAGGTCTGGAAGCGTGAATGTGGTAGAACCGTCACCTGAGCCAAACGTGGTGCCAACAGCAGCAAAGAGCGCTGTGTAAGTCGTCCGGCTCACCGCTTGGCCGTAGCACAAAAGCCAGCCCGTCGGAGCGGATGGGCCTGCATAAGGCGCAATGATGCCCGGTGGCATGTGCGTCGCCACAGACGCCGCATCCCGCGCATCCACATACGCCTTCACACTCTGTTGCGAGGGCGCACGCAGCGCATCGTTGCCCGCCATATCATCCTCATCCCGGACCAGCAGACTCCAGTTCCCCGCACTCGACCCCGAGCTCCGATACAGAGCCGAAGTATTGAGCTGCACCCCCAGCTGCCCCACAAAATCCGGCACCTTCAGCCCCCGCTCACCATCATCCGACCAGAACGCCGTCGGCGCACCCTGCAACGAACCCGACAGTGACAACAGCGACAGCAGCGCCACCCGGTCCCGGAGCACCGGATCCCCGCTCGACCCAAAACCAAACACCGTATTCGCCTTCGTCGCCTCAGACAGCGCCACCACATCGCCCGCCTTGTCATTCAGCCGGAAGCACCGCGTCACCTTGCGAGAGAGCGACTGCACCAGCATCGTCAGCTTATCCAGCCCACGCGTCAGCGTATCCGCCGGCAGCGCCCCCGTCGACTGGAACTCCGCACTCTGCGTCTGCTCCGGCTCCCGATAAATCGTCAGCGTGTGCGTCCCATCATATCCCACCACCGTCGTCAGACTCCCGCCTCCAGCCTCACCCGCACCCGTCAGCGCATAGTGCGTCGTCTCCGTCAGCGGGCTCTCCACACCATTCCCATCCGTCAGCACCACCTTGATATCCGCCTCACTCAGGAAATAGAACGGCACACTATACGGCGTCACCCACGACCCATTGCCGGTGTACTGGATGCGCGAAATCTCGGAAGCAACAGGCATGGCTATAGTATAGTGTACTTTCTGGTACCCGCAACCCAATTCTCCCATCCCAGGAGAAGGCCATACATCCCCTGAAGCCGTGATGCCCGATCACTTCAGTCCACGCCCCACGGTCAAGCAACACCACGCAGCGCAAATGCACAGCAGGGCAGGGGAGCATTCGATAGCCTGGAGGGCCTTCGTCCACCCACTCAACTCACGCTCCACCTGCACGGGCCTGACGTTCGTCCCCCTCGCGGCACTCCGCATCCTCACCCACCGCCCACAGGCAAAACCCTCACGCCAGCCGATTCTCCTCAGTCAAACGCTCAATAAGCTCCGTAACCTCCGCCTCTCGATCACCCAGGCCACTCCACGTCGACAGCATAATCGCTATGCTCAGCCGGTCATACTTGCGCATCGCGAGCGACGCCATCCTCACAAATCGCGCATACGTCTCCGCGTCAAATCTCAGATAGTAAAACCCCGCCACCCAATTCGTCATTTGCGCCTCGCTCAGCTTGCCCGGCTCTTGCTCTTGTTCCAGCCTCTCCCACAGCCACCCCGTCCCGGGTCCCGTGCGCGCCGCCAGTCGCACCGCCTTCACCGTCGACCCCAGGCGGAGAGGCGTGCATGTCGAGGTCAGCACCGCATAGCACGCCGCCAGCAGTTCCTCCTCCGTACGTTCACCGCTCCACCGCTCCAGCAGCACATCCGCCTCGTGATCATTGAGCTCATCACCACGCAACGCATCCAGCACCTGCAAAACATCCTCAGCAGCATTCATAAAATTTCTCAGCGTACCAGACAGCAGAGTGCGGTTCAGCACAACTCACCATCGCGCATTCGTTCGTTCATTTGTTGAGACTTGCGAAATAGACTGACAATTCTCTGCTTTGTGATTTGGAACTGAACCACCAAGTTGCAGTCTGGGGGACCGCAGGCTCCCGCGAACCGCATGTGCGTCAGGTTAAAAAGCTGTGCGTGGTCTCAACAGCGAAATGGAACGCTGCGGACGCACTCGACGTACCAGTTCGCATTGCGTCTTGGAGTGCGGTGGCATCGGCCTCCCTTGAGGCCGCGACACCGCCTTCAACGAAGGGATTCCGTCTAGATTTCACGCAGTACGTCAGAAGAATCCAGCATTCTCTAATGAGAACGCATCTTGGGGATTTTGGAATGTAAATCTGCTCCATCATTCTCATCCCCTTCGTTCAAGGCGGTGTCGCGTGCGCAGGGCGGCTCGGAGACTTGGAGTCCCTTACCGCAAAAAAGTTCAAACAAGCTGCGTCCGCCTCTCCCGCTTGATCTTCACCACATCGCCATGCACAGGAGCAGCCCTCGGCAGTGAGGTCACGAGCAGAGTCACCGCCCACAGTGTGATGTAGAGAGCTCCGGCCGCCACCCACTCAGACCCTCACCAGCAAACGCGCATTCATAGCCGCGTGCGAAGCCGCGAGGAACGAGCAACCTCCCGGTGCTTCAATATCTCCAAATCGATTGCCACACCCAATGCCATTGGTTGGCCACGTGGGTGCGTTCTACACCAGCGTGGACCACACCACCGCAGACCTTCGGGTGTATCAGAGCATGATGCCTTGGGCAGCCCGGAGGGCCTGCGAAAGCCCTCTCTGCTCGCGCTCCACCTGCACGGGCCTGACGTTAGCCGTCCTATGAGTCGCGCACTGATGCCACCTTTCCTGAAGACATTTAGATTCGAAAAGGCCACGGAGAGGGGTAGTCAGAAGCTTTCCTAGTCCAGTACAGCACCGAGAGATTCGGCGAGAGCCCGAAACTCTGTTCTCTTGATCTCACTCTCGAATTGAAGAGTTACCGGTTCACCGCCAATGACATTTTCAATCAGGGCCTTTGCGTCACCAAGACCAACCCCCGAGTATCTTCCAACTGCTGCCATTAATGAAACCACTTTCGTCTTTGGCTTCAGTCGAACGATTTTGAGTGTGTTCATAGTCCGATTTTCAACATAATCTGGCGAGGATAATGCACGCCCCCTTCTTCGCCGCCGTTCCTTCTCAGGAAGCGGACCCGCGGGTTAGCTGAGTGGGGGAGTCCCGCAAGAACTGACCGTGGATAGCCCGAAGGGCCTTCGAATACCCACCCAGCTCACGCTCCACCCGCACGAGCCTGACGGTGGGGCCTACCGTGTGTCCACACGCTCGAGTGCCAGGCAGTGCCTGCTGAACCTACTCGCGTAGCTTCCACTCATTGCTCTTGGATGCCTCAAGAAGCCGAGCTGCATGGGCTTCGTTGGTGTTCAGTTCCCTGGCGGCTGTCGCTGCATCCCAGTCCTTGATGGCCTCGGTCACTTTCTCTTCGTAGTCCGAACCGTATTGTCCGGAGAGGGCATTGTACGTGCGCAGCATCTCTTCTTGCCATCCTCGGTACCTTCTTCCCAATTCGGGACTGTTTCCCTGGACATTAGGTTTCCAGTCTTTCTCCTCAACATAGATGGTTTTGAACTCGTCATCGTTGAGCTTGGTGAAGAATGCATCCTCGGTAAACGTGAACTTCCACCTGGCCAACGATGCGCGTCTTCCAAGTTCAGCAACGATGCCGTTGGCGTCAAGTTCATCTGGTGTGTTATCAAAAGACATAATACATCATAGCTTCAGCCGCGCGCCACGCGAAGCTGGCCTAAAGCATGGGAATTGCCTTGGCCCCATCTTTGTCTACGTCGACACGAATGAAGCTGGGATCAGAGTCAATCATATCAAGGGTCTGAACTGCGCACACCCATTTGTCTTCCGTTTTGACTTTTGTCATTGAAACGGAAACGAGCTCAGACTCATCAACACCCGACTCCTTGAGAATCGAATCAAGAACTTTTCGAATATCGTTCATTTAGTGATTATTTATGTTTAGCATGAACTTGAGAGATCGAGGGCCAAACTCTGACTCATAGAACAGCATGTCTTTTACCGCCTCATCCAGCTCTTCATTGGTGAACCGATGTTCGAACTTTACTATCTGTTCAAAAACATACAACTCACGGTGGTATGTTTTTAGTTTGCGGTACTCAGCCAATCCCAGTTCAGAGCACTGTTTTGCATGGCAGATCTCGTGGAAATAGTCGAAATAGGTCGCATTGGATCCAAGATGCATTTTTCCTTTGAGTGCCCGAAATAATGCTCGTGCTTTCTTTGTCCGCAAATAGGCGTCAGAGTTTCTCACCAATTTCCACTGGGGCCTGCCAGGTAATGTAAGTTCAGCCAGTTCCTTCTTTATGGCGGTGAACATTCCTTCCGTCAGCCTGATTCCGCCGAGCCTGCCAGTGTTCCTCAATGGAGCAGCGTCAATATCATCGGAACTTCGATTGGCCCTCGCAGCTCTTAAGACATCAATCAGACTGCGGACATCGCTAGGTCGTGTCTGAAAACCTGTATTTAGGACCTTAGCCAGTCAATCACTGCGGCGAAGTGAATAAGGGACAGGAAGTTCTGAGCAAGCTTGTCACGACGGGTGGCGGTGCAGCCCCATCGCTTCAAGCGGCAGAAGAAGTTCTCCACCCGGTATCGAGTGCGGTAAAGTTTCTTGGGGATGCGCACCTGATGTTTGCGGTTCTTCTTGGTGGGGAAGCACGGTTGATGACCCAAAGCGCGTAGTGTGTCGCGAAGTTTGTCATCATCAAAACCCTTGTCCCCCACGATGCGCAGATTACATCCCGCTCTGATTAGATTGACCACATGACGTCCTTCGTAAGCCTGTCCTTCAATGAGCGCTGTGTTGACCAAGCGACCTTGGGCATCGGTCAGAGCCATGAGCTTGGTGTTGCGTCCACCACGCGTCTTTCCCATGGCTTGTGTGGCAGCACCGCCAGCGGGATTGGCCGCGCATTGGTGCACCAGGATGTGAGTGCCATCCACCAAGCGCACCGGACCGCGGACTCGGCGCGTGAAGACCTCCAGGATTTTGAACCAAAGGCCCTCCTTGGCCCAGCGGCTGTGCCAGCCGTGAATGGTGGAGTACGGCCCGAACCGCTCTGGCAGGTCACGCCAGGGCCCTGCGTTGCGCAGGCGAT
Protein-coding regions in this window:
- a CDS encoding LamG domain-containing protein translates to MARAFSRASSQSITAASSTALELGTGPFSVAATIYPYTVDYTATSSGVVFSKGIDPSNYFDLEVYQSKVRAGVGTALMDSPVIPVNAVYRVMVTRSGTALSLYVNGALVASSTSSASVSNPTKNVTIGVRPGTSYFFNGEISEVAMWSAALGGDEMIAYMKTYSAAVLRPQALVFYAPLVRDVVELKRGLALTNNGTTVVPHQRIRF
- a CDS encoding IS5 family transposase produces the protein MGAAEKAAHKNGGAQVNQGGRPRTDLGLLLDALFYRLRNAGPWRDLPERFGPYSTIHGWHSRWAKEGLWFKILEVFTRRVRGPVRLVDGTHILVHQCAANPAGGAATQAMGKTRGGRNTKLMALTDAQGRLVNTALIEGQAYEGRHVVNLIRAGCNLRIVGDKGFDDDKLRDTLRALGHQPCFPTKKNRKHQVRIPKKLYRTRYRVENFFCRLKRWGCTATRRDKLAQNFLSLIHFAAVIDWLRS
- a CDS encoding acyltransferase encodes the protein MHGYLRLVLAFGVLAYHLGYGVGALHLGPICVVVFYILSGYVVAKLLDRFFPPGTLWLFYKERFLRIYPVYALLLLVSAVFFFGAGIGQPEATALNVFAHITVVPLNYFMFWDVAVLRSINLSLLPTAWSLALEIQAFMILPLILRSSVAKGLLGMISLVIFGLSVNAVIDPNLWGYRLLPGVLFMFLAGGVLYKVLESHAADGAIFAKFYLLTSWLGVLASCLVAWSIGRFQLGLPSPALGFLLGLPLAWITTNKIRLPGGAMAGQLSYGVFLIHMPLIYAYSFYFKAEVKSLTCLVAVSIASLIVSWLVVTTIERMVWKWRRSITNSAASHSRVRSAEQSVEARSQLRFASSWPFRLALSLVALGSVFAIFQARVGYPLVRTSPIPVNAISQSGDGVFSASLPFTKHRPNPVHLRTRLIENGRSPMERVWSSSEVRRSTEGVYSTSRSQVWFKTSDGTDPRTNGRAYALVFPLVPPLWLEIGGWIVIVILVPLSVSIGRRQCSVASDSRPHAVPSATCG
- a CDS encoding tail fiber protein, producing MPVASEISRIQYTGNGSWVTPYSVPFYFLSEADIKVVLTDGNGVESPLTETTHYALTGAGEAGGGSLTTVVGYDGTHTLTIYREPEQTQSAEFQSTGALPADTLTRGLDKLTMLVQSLSRKVTRCFRLNDKAGDVVALSEATKANTVFGFGSSGDPVLRDRVALLSLLSLSGSLQGAPTAFWSDDGERGLKVPDFVGQLGVQLNTSALYRSSGSSAGNWSLLVRDEDDMAGNDALRAPSQQSVKAYVDARDAASVATHMPPGIIAPYAGPSAPTGWLLCYGQAVSRTTYTALFAAVGTTFGSGDGSTTFTLPDLRGRTVAGMDNMGGSAALRLTNSGTGNPGINGSTLGATGGSDRHQLTAAQMPSHTHSYNNNGTGFDNPSNIAGSRYGGFPTAATSGSAGSDQAHPNVQPTFVLNYIIRT
- a CDS encoding zincin-like metallopeptidase toxin domain-containing protein, translated to MFTAIKKELAELTLPGRPQWKLVRNSDAYLRTKKARALFRALKGKMHLGSNATYFDYFHEICHAKQCSELGLAEYRKLKTYHRELYVFEQIVKFEHRFTNEELDEAVKDMLFYESEFGPRSLKFMLNINNH